In Rhinolophus sinicus isolate RSC01 chromosome X, ASM3656204v1, whole genome shotgun sequence, a single genomic region encodes these proteins:
- the HTATSF1 gene encoding 17S U2 SnRNP complex component HTATSF1 — MSSNNLDGKDDFDEQLRMQELYGDTKDGDTLKDLGGETNSIVQQPSDTPYEWDLDKKAWFPKITEDFIATYQANYGFSNDGASSSTANVQDVSARPAEEPPQRKTPEPTESKKRGEKRKADSGWFHVEEDRNTNVYVSGLPPDITVDEFIQLMSKFGIIMRDPHTEEFKVKLYKDNQGNLKGDGLCCYLKRESVDLALKLLDEDEIRGYKLHVEVAKFQLKGAYDASKKKKKGKDYKKKLSLQQKQLDWRPERRAGSSRMRHERVVIIKNMFHPMDFEDDPLVLNEIREDLRVECSKFGQIRKLLLFDRHPDGVASVSFRDPEEADYCIQTLDGRWFGGRQITAEVWDGTTDYQVEETTREREERLKGWETFLNTPEANKGLRRSDSICASERPGPSRVRHFSEHPCTSKMSAQEAAAEMAFEEPVDEKKFEKTEDGGEFEEDASDKDAEESGPEKDAEEGCLERKPEEGCPKREREEDYPERESGEASPEKVFEEGSPKKESKENSPERESKKKKLRNDCEENGLEKESEEDGPDGESEEDSPQQESEEDNWERESEACSERQFKDGSEKEFEENGLKKEFDEDGSSDEEFNENVFEKELEENYSEKSEFEDDSSDKVFEEEGSEREFDEESDEKEGEEDGYEKVFDDESDEKEDEGDADEKGLEDGDEKEEEEDADEKMFEDSDEEVDAKEDEDIDEKMFEDDDSNEKLFDEDSSEKLFDDSDERGTVGSLGNVQEEGPLSTGSSFVLSSDDDDDDDDDDDI, encoded by the exons ATAACTGAAGACTTCATTGCTACATATCAGGCCAATTATGGCTTTTCTAATGATGGTGCATCTAGTTCTACTGCAAATGTGCAGGATGTCAGTGCTAGGCCTGCAGAGGAACCGCCACAAAGAAAAACCCCTGAACCCACTGAGTCcaaaaagaggggagaaaagagaaaggctgACTCAG gaTGGTTTCAtgttgaagaagacagaaatacaaatgtatatgTGTCTG GTTTGCCTCCAGACATTACAGTGGATGAATTTATACAGCTCATGTCCAAGTTTGGCATTATTATGAGAGATCCTCATACAGAAGAATTTAAGGTCAAGCTTTACAAAGATAATCAAGGAAATCTTAAAGGAGATGGGCTTTGCTGTTATTTGAAG AGGGAATCTGTGGATCTCGCATTAAAACTTTTGGATGAAGATGAAATTAGAGGCTACAAATTACATGTCGAGGTGGCAAAGTTTCAACTGAAGGGGGCGTACGATGcctcaaaaaagaagaagaaaggcaagGACTACAAGAAAAAGCTGTCTCTGCAACAAAA GCAGTTGGATTGGAGACCTGAGAGAAGAGCCGGGTCATCCCGAATGCGCCACGAGCGAGTCGTCATCATCAAAAATATGTTTCATCCTATGGATTTTGAG GATGATCCGTTGGTGCTGAATGAGATCAGAGAAGACCTTCGAGTGGAGTGTTCAAAGTTTGGACAAATTCGGAAGCTGCTTCTCTTTGAT AGACACCCAGATGGTGTGGCCTCTGTGTCCTTCAGGGATCCAGAGGAAGCTGACTATTGTATTCAGACCCTTGATGGACGATGGTTTGGTGGCCGTCAGATCACTGCCGAAGTATGGGATGGGACAACAGATTATCAG GTGGAGGAGACCacaagagaaagggaggaaaggctgAAAGGATGGGAGACTTTCCTCAATACTCCTGAGGCCAATAAAGGTCTTCGACGTTCAGATTCCATCTGTGCTTCAGAAAGGCCAGGGCCTTCTAGAGTAAGGCATTTTTCAGAGCACCCTTGCACATCTAAAATGAGTGCTCAAGAAGCCGCAGCTGAAATGGCATTTGAAGAACCTGTAGATGAGAAGAAGTTTGAAAAAACAGAAGATGGGGGAGAATTTGAAGAAGATGCTTCTGACAAAGATGCTGAAGAAAGTGGCCCTGAAAAAGATGCTGAAGAAGGCTGCCTTGAAAGAAAGCCCGAGGAAGGCTGCCCCAAAAGAGAGCGTGAAGAAGACTACCCTGAAAGAGAGTCTGGAGAAGCCAGTCCCGAAAAGGTGTTTGAAGAGGGTAGTCCTAAAAAAGAGTCCAAAGAGAATAGCCCCGaaagagaatccaaaaagaaGAAACTCAGAAATGATTGTGAAGAGAATGGCCTTGAAAAGGAGTCTGAAGAAGATGGCCCTGACGGGGAGTCTGAAGAGGACAGCCCCCAACAGGAGTCTGAAGAAGACAACTGGGAAAGAGAATCGGAAGCCTGCTCTGAAAGGCAGTTTAAAGATGGCTCcgaaaaagaatttgaagaaaatggCCTCAAAAAAGAATTTGATGAGGATGGCTCTAGCGACGAGGagtttaatgaaaatgtttttgaaaaagagttagaagaaaattactctgaaaaatcagaatttgaagatgacagctctgataaaGTGTTTGAGGAGGAAGGCTCTGAGAGAGAGTTTGATGAAGAGTCagatgaaaaggaaggagaggaagatggATATGAAAAAGTTTTTGATGATGAGTCTGATGAAAAAGAGGATGAAGGAGATGCAGATGAAAAGGGGCTTGAAGATGGCgatgaaaaggaggaagaagaagatgcAGATGAAAAGATGTTTGAAGATTCAGACGAAGAAGTAGATGCAAAGGAGGATGAAGATATAGATGAAAAGATGTTCGAAGATGATGATTCCAACGAGAAATTGTTCGATGAGGATTCCAGCGAGAAGTTGTTTGATGATTCTGATGAGAGAGGGACTGTGGGTAGTTTGGGGAATGTTCAGGAAGAAGGGCCCCTGTCCACTGGCAGCAGCTTTGTCCTcagtagtgatgatgatgatgatgatgatgatgatgatgatatttaa